Proteins found in one Zea mays cultivar B73 chromosome 1, Zm-B73-REFERENCE-NAM-5.0, whole genome shotgun sequence genomic segment:
- the LOC100191914 gene encoding Probable galacturonosyltransferase-like 7-like precursor: MLWVARLSGFLSAAMVMVVLSPSLQSFPPAEAIRSSQFDGSVRFPGQIAGGARGVAFRRAPSFRNAADCGAGAGNGTAANVCDPSLVHTAITLDEEYLRGSVAAVHSVVQHARCPESVFFHFLVSDPSLGDLVRAVFPQLRFKVYYFDPGRVRGLISTSVRQALEQPLNYARNYLADLLEPCVRRVIYLDSDLVLVDDVAKLWRTDLGGRTVGAPEYCHANFTKYFTSRFWSDQRFAGTFVGRRPCYFNTGVMVLDLERWRRAGYTQRIERWMEIQKSPPGRIYELGSLPPFLLVFAGHVAPIEHRWNQHGLGGDNVLGSCRDLHPGPVSLLHWSGSGKPWARLGAGRPCPLDALWAPFDLYGPAGAGGEESR; encoded by the coding sequence ATGCTGTGGGTGGCGCGCCTGTCCGGCTTCTTATCCGCCGCCATGGTGATGGTGGTGCTGTCGCCGTCGCTCCAGTCCTTCCCGCCCGCCGAGGCCATCCGCTCGTCGCAGTTCGACGGCAGCGTCCGCTTCCCGGGCCAGATcgcggggggcgccaggggggtcGCCTTCCGCCGCGCCCCGTCGTTCCGCAATGCCGCCGATTGCGGCGCCGGCGCGGGCAACGGCACCGCCGCCAATGTCTGCGACCCTTCGCTCGTCCACACGGCGATTACGCTCGACGAGGAGTACCTGAGGGGCTCCGTCGCCGCGGTCCACTCGGTGGTGCAGCACGCCAGGTGCCCCGAGAGCGTCTTCTTCCACTTCCTCGTGTCCGACCCGAGCCTCGGGGACCTCGTCCGCGCGGTCTTCCCGCAGCTCCGGTTCAAGGTCTACTACTTCGACCCCGGGCGCGTCCGCGGGCTCATCTCCACGTCGGTGCGGCAGGCGCTGGAGCAGCCGCTCAACTATGCGCGCAACTACCTGGCCGACCTCCTCGAGCCCTGCGTGCGCCGCGTCATCTACCTCGACTCCGACCTCGTCCTCGTCGATGACGTCGCCAAGCTCTGGCGCACCGACCTCGGCGGTCGCACCGTCGGTGCTCCCGAGTACTGCCACGCCAACTTTACCAAGTACTTCACCAGCCGGTTCTGGTCGGACCAGCGGTTCGCCGGGACGTTCGTGGGGCGGCGGCCGTGCTACTTCAACACAGGTGTCATGGTGCTTGACCTCGAGCGGTGGCGGCGAGCGGGCTACACGCAGCGCATCGAGCGCTGGATGGAGATACAGAAGTCGCCGCCGGGGCGCATCTACGAGCTGGGGTCGCTGCCGCCCTTCCTGCTGGTGTTCGCGGGGCACGTGGCGCCGATCGAGCACCGGTGGAACCAGCATGGCCTCGGCGGCGACAATGTCCTGGGCAGCTGCCGCGACCTACACCCGGGACCCGTCAGCCTGCTGCattggtccgggtccggcaagccATGGGCGCGtctgggcgcggggcggccgtgcCCGCTCGATGCGCTCTGGGCACCCTTCGACCTGTACGGCCCCGCCGGcgccggcggcgaggagtcccggTAA
- the LOC103644605 gene encoding uncharacterized protein — translation MVEALLATVNVNFQPEDQLQNHQMTAPPTYPAAPNSSPRRHRRLGPQRGPILGDRRSLVLLHFSHCSRIRLRRERRVVGLLNRGNVTVAAQMTGGFSGWASGAGGSAMANQATQDLGAVQCEMEGDRSYYTNLINGGFDTFEDIPETPIELQHTPSIELQQTPPVVRDLNMSSKQNHKAKGKKFSEDEDRLLVSAWLNVSTNPTQGTNQTRGTFWKRIYVLYEENRRNDEKTRNYAERSEGSLLHRWSSIQDAVSKFCGCINSIENRNQSGLTIHDRVDQAEKLFKSQDAHRADRI, via the exons ATGGTAGAAGCCCTACTCGCCACCGTCAACGTGAATTTCCAGCCAGAAGATCAACTGCAGAACCATCAGATG ACAGCCCCTCCAACATATCCCGCCGCCCCCAATAGTTCTCCTCGTCGCCACCGCCGGTTGGGTCCTCAGCGTGGCCCTATCCTTGGCGACCGTCGCAGCTTGGTCCTCCTCCACTTCTCTCATTGTAGTCGCATCCGGCTCCGGCGTGAGCGGCGCGTCGTGGGGCTTCTCAACCGAGGCAACGTCACCGTCGCGGCGCAGATGACTGGCGGCTTCTCCGGCTGGGCATCCGGGGCCGGCGGATCGGCCATGGCGAACCAAGCAACCCAAGATTTGGGCGCGGTGCAGTGTG AAATGGAAGGTGATCGTTCCTACTATACCAATCTTATTAATGGAGGTTTCGATACTTTTGAAGATATACCAGAAACTCCAATTGAGTTGCAGCATACTCCTTCAATTGAGTTGCAGCAGACTCCTCCAGTAGTAAGGGATCTGAACATGTCATCCAAGCAAAATCATAAGGCAAAAGGTAAAAAATTTAGTGAGGATGAGGATAGACTGCTTGTTTCAGCTTGGTTGAATGTCAGTACAAATCCTACTCAAGGGACAAATCAAACTAGAGGAACATTTTGGAAAAGGATTTACGTATTGTATGAGGAGAACAGAAGAAATGATGAGAAGACAAGAAATTATGCAGAACGTAGTGAGGGGTCATTGTTGCATCGCTGGAGTTCTATTCAAGACGCAGTGAGCAAATTTTGTGGTTGTATCAACAGTATTGAGAATAGAAATCAAAGTGGGCTAACAATTCATGACAGG GTGGATCAGGCTGAGAAACTATTCAAATCTCAAGATGCCCACA GAGCAGATCGCATTTGA
- the LOC100304323 gene encoding Probable UDP-arabinose 4-epimerase 3-like — protein MIPLNRRTSLPRAGMDYFDARRKPHNVGKIIAALVLTTLCIFVLKQSPGFGGNSVFSRHEHGVTHVLVTGGAGYIGSHAALRLLKDNYRVTIVDNLSRGNMGAVKVLQGLFPQPGRLQFIFADLGNQKSVNKIFAENAFDAVMHFAAVAYVGESTLEPLRYYHNITSNTLLILEAMASHGVQTLIYSSTCATYGEPDKMPITEATPQFPINPYGKAKKMAEDIIIDFSNSKGADMAVMILRYFNVIGSDPEGRLGEAPRPELREHGRISGACFDAALGVIPGLKVKGTDYPTADGTCIRDYIDVTDLVDAHVKALNKAEPRKVGIYNVGTGRGRSVNEFVDACKKATGVNIKIEYLNRRPGDYAEVYSDPTKINKELNWTAHYTDLKESLSVAWRWQKSHPRGYGPN, from the exons ATGATCCCTTTAAACCGGAGGACAAGCCTGCCCAGGGCTG GGATGGACTACTTTGATGCAAGGCGGAAGCCTCATAATGTTGGTAAAATCATTGCAGCCCTGGTCCTCACAACACTCTGTATATTTGTTCTGAAGCAATCTCCTGGTTTTGGTGGCAATAGTGTG TTTTCTCGCCATGAACATGGGGTTACCCACGTCTTAGTAACAGGAGGAGCTGGTTATATTGGTTCACATGCTGCTTTAAGGCTCTTAAAGGATAACTATCGAGTTACTATCGTG GATAATCTATCTAGAGGAAACATGGGAGCAGTAAAGGTTCTGCAGGGCTTATTTCCGCAGCCTGGGAGACTACAATTCATCTTTGCTGATCTGGGGAACCAGAAATCT GTCAACAAGATATTTGCTGAAAATGCATTTGATGCTGTGATGCACTTTGCAGCTGTTGCTTATGTGGGAGAGAGCACATTGGAACCCCTTAG GTACTATCACAATATTACATCGAACACACTACTGATTTTGGAGGCTATGGCATCTCATGGAGTCCAAACCCTTATTTACTCCAGTACATGTGCTACCTACGGAGAACCAGATAAGATGCCTATTACAGAAGCCACACCTCAG TTCCCTATCAATCCATATGGAAAAGCTAAGAAAATGGCAGAGGATATCATAATAGATTTCTCAAACTCAAAGGGAGCTGACATGGCTGTCATGATTTTAAG ATATTTCAATGTTATTGGATCTGACCCTGAGGGAAGATTAGGTGAGGCTCCTAGGCCAGAACTTCGAGAGCATGGTCGGATATCTGGGGCTTGCTTTGATGCAGCATTAGGAGTCATTCCAGGATTAAAG GTTAAAGGAACAGATTATCCCACAGCTGATGGAACCTGCATAAGAGATTATATTGATGTCACAGATTTAGTTGATGCTCATGTGAAAGCACTCAACAAGGCAGAGCCTAGAAAAGTCGGCATTTACAATGTTGGAACAGGAAGAG GTCGCTCAGTTAATGAGTTTGTTGATGCCTGCAAGAAGGCAACTGGGGTCAACATCAAAATTGAGTACCTCAACAGAAGGCCAGGAGATTATGCAGAAGTATACAGCGACCCAACAAAGATAAACAAGGAGCTCAACTGGACAGCTCATTATACCGATCTCAAAGAGAGCCTATCAGTCGCATGGAGGTGGCAAAAGTCGCATCCGCGTGGCTACGGGCCAAACTAA
- the LOC100304323 gene encoding probable UDP-arabinose 4-epimerase 3-like isoform X1 → MIPLNRRTSLPRAGMDYFDARRKPHNVGKIIAALVLTTLCIFVLKQSPGFGGNSVFSRHEHGVTHVLVTGGAGYIGSHAALRLLKDNYRVTIVDNLSRGNMGAVKVLQGLFPQPGRLQFIFADLGNQKSVNKIFAENAFDAVMHFAAVAYVGESTLEPLRYYHNITSNTLLILEAMASHGVQTLIYSSTCATYGEPDKMPITEATPQFPINPYGKAKKMAEDIIIDFSNSKGADMAVMILRLEPFLQLHRYFNVIGSDPEGRLGEAPRPELREHGRISGACFDAALGVIPGLKVKGTDYPTADGTCIRDYIDVTDLVDAHVKALNKAEPRKVGIYNVGTGRGRSVNEFVDACKKATGVNIKIEYLNRRPGDYAEVYSDPTKINKELNWTAHYTDLKESLSVAWRWQKSHPRGYGPN, encoded by the exons ATGATCCCTTTAAACCGGAGGACAAGCCTGCCCAGGGCTG GGATGGACTACTTTGATGCAAGGCGGAAGCCTCATAATGTTGGTAAAATCATTGCAGCCCTGGTCCTCACAACACTCTGTATATTTGTTCTGAAGCAATCTCCTGGTTTTGGTGGCAATAGTGTG TTTTCTCGCCATGAACATGGGGTTACCCACGTCTTAGTAACAGGAGGAGCTGGTTATATTGGTTCACATGCTGCTTTAAGGCTCTTAAAGGATAACTATCGAGTTACTATCGTG GATAATCTATCTAGAGGAAACATGGGAGCAGTAAAGGTTCTGCAGGGCTTATTTCCGCAGCCTGGGAGACTACAATTCATCTTTGCTGATCTGGGGAACCAGAAATCT GTCAACAAGATATTTGCTGAAAATGCATTTGATGCTGTGATGCACTTTGCAGCTGTTGCTTATGTGGGAGAGAGCACATTGGAACCCCTTAG GTACTATCACAATATTACATCGAACACACTACTGATTTTGGAGGCTATGGCATCTCATGGAGTCCAAACCCTTATTTACTCCAGTACATGTGCTACCTACGGAGAACCAGATAAGATGCCTATTACAGAAGCCACACCTCAG TTCCCTATCAATCCATATGGAAAAGCTAAGAAAATGGCAGAGGATATCATAATAGATTTCTCAAACTCAAAGGGAGCTGACATGGCTGTCATGATTTTAAGGTTAGAACCTTTTCTTCAGTTGCATAG ATATTTCAATGTTATTGGATCTGACCCTGAGGGAAGATTAGGTGAGGCTCCTAGGCCAGAACTTCGAGAGCATGGTCGGATATCTGGGGCTTGCTTTGATGCAGCATTAGGAGTCATTCCAGGATTAAAG GTTAAAGGAACAGATTATCCCACAGCTGATGGAACCTGCATAAGAGATTATATTGATGTCACAGATTTAGTTGATGCTCATGTGAAAGCACTCAACAAGGCAGAGCCTAGAAAAGTCGGCATTTACAATGTTGGAACAGGAAGAG GTCGCTCAGTTAATGAGTTTGTTGATGCCTGCAAGAAGGCAACTGGGGTCAACATCAAAATTGAGTACCTCAACAGAAGGCCAGGAGATTATGCAGAAGTATACAGCGACCCAACAAAGATAAACAAGGAGCTCAACTGGACAGCTCATTATACCGATCTCAAAGAGAGCCTATCAGTCGCATGGAGGTGGCAAAAGTCGCATCCGCGTGGCTACGGGCCAAACTAA
- the LOC100304323 gene encoding probable UDP-arabinose 4-epimerase 3-like isoform X3 translates to MDYFDARRKPHNVGKIIAALVLTTLCIFVLKQSPGFGGNSVFSRHEHGVTHVLVTGGAGYIGSHAALRLLKDNYRVTIVDNLSRGNMGAVKVLQGLFPQPGRLQFIFADLGNQKSVNKIFAENAFDAVMHFAAVAYVGESTLEPLRYYHNITSNTLLILEAMASHGVQTLIYSSTCATYGEPDKMPITEATPQFPINPYGKAKKMAEDIIIDFSNSKGADMAVMILRLEPFLQLHRYFNVIGSDPEGRLGEAPRPELREHGRISGACFDAALGVIPGLKVKGTDYPTADGTCIRDYIDVTDLVDAHVKALNKAEPRKVGIYNVGTGRGRSVNEFVDACKKATGVNIKIEYLNRRPGDYAEVYSDPTKINKELNWTAHYTDLKESLSVAWRWQKSHPRGYGPN, encoded by the exons ATGGACTACTTTGATGCAAGGCGGAAGCCTCATAATGTTGGTAAAATCATTGCAGCCCTGGTCCTCACAACACTCTGTATATTTGTTCTGAAGCAATCTCCTGGTTTTGGTGGCAATAGTGTG TTTTCTCGCCATGAACATGGGGTTACCCACGTCTTAGTAACAGGAGGAGCTGGTTATATTGGTTCACATGCTGCTTTAAGGCTCTTAAAGGATAACTATCGAGTTACTATCGTG GATAATCTATCTAGAGGAAACATGGGAGCAGTAAAGGTTCTGCAGGGCTTATTTCCGCAGCCTGGGAGACTACAATTCATCTTTGCTGATCTGGGGAACCAGAAATCT GTCAACAAGATATTTGCTGAAAATGCATTTGATGCTGTGATGCACTTTGCAGCTGTTGCTTATGTGGGAGAGAGCACATTGGAACCCCTTAG GTACTATCACAATATTACATCGAACACACTACTGATTTTGGAGGCTATGGCATCTCATGGAGTCCAAACCCTTATTTACTCCAGTACATGTGCTACCTACGGAGAACCAGATAAGATGCCTATTACAGAAGCCACACCTCAG TTCCCTATCAATCCATATGGAAAAGCTAAGAAAATGGCAGAGGATATCATAATAGATTTCTCAAACTCAAAGGGAGCTGACATGGCTGTCATGATTTTAAGGTTAGAACCTTTTCTTCAGTTGCATAG ATATTTCAATGTTATTGGATCTGACCCTGAGGGAAGATTAGGTGAGGCTCCTAGGCCAGAACTTCGAGAGCATGGTCGGATATCTGGGGCTTGCTTTGATGCAGCATTAGGAGTCATTCCAGGATTAAAG GTTAAAGGAACAGATTATCCCACAGCTGATGGAACCTGCATAAGAGATTATATTGATGTCACAGATTTAGTTGATGCTCATGTGAAAGCACTCAACAAGGCAGAGCCTAGAAAAGTCGGCATTTACAATGTTGGAACAGGAAGAG GTCGCTCAGTTAATGAGTTTGTTGATGCCTGCAAGAAGGCAACTGGGGTCAACATCAAAATTGAGTACCTCAACAGAAGGCCAGGAGATTATGCAGAAGTATACAGCGACCCAACAAAGATAAACAAGGAGCTCAACTGGACAGCTCATTATACCGATCTCAAAGAGAGCCTATCAGTCGCATGGAGGTGGCAAAAGTCGCATCCGCGTGGCTACGGGCCAAACTAA
- the LOC100304323 gene encoding probable UDP-arabinose 4-epimerase 3-like isoform X4, with amino-acid sequence MDYFDARRKPHNVGKIIAALVLTTLCIFVLKQSPGFGGNSVFSRHEHGVTHVLVTGGAGYIGSHAALRLLKDNYRVTIVDNLSRGNMGAVKVLQGLFPQPGRLQFIFADLGNQKSVNKIFAENAFDAVMHFAAVAYVGESTLEPLRYYHNITSNTLLILEAMASHGVQTLIYSSTCATYGEPDKMPITEATPQFPINPYGKAKKMAEDIIIDFSNSKGADMAVMILRYFNVIGSDPEGRLGEAPRPELREHGRISGACFDAALGVIPGLKVKGTDYPTADGTCIRDYIDVTDLVDAHVKALNKAEPRKVGIYNVGTGRGRSVNEFVDACKKATGVNIKIEYLNRRPGDYAEVYSDPTKINKELNWTAHYTDLKESLSVAWRWQKSHPRGYGPN; translated from the exons ATGGACTACTTTGATGCAAGGCGGAAGCCTCATAATGTTGGTAAAATCATTGCAGCCCTGGTCCTCACAACACTCTGTATATTTGTTCTGAAGCAATCTCCTGGTTTTGGTGGCAATAGTGTG TTTTCTCGCCATGAACATGGGGTTACCCACGTCTTAGTAACAGGAGGAGCTGGTTATATTGGTTCACATGCTGCTTTAAGGCTCTTAAAGGATAACTATCGAGTTACTATCGTG GATAATCTATCTAGAGGAAACATGGGAGCAGTAAAGGTTCTGCAGGGCTTATTTCCGCAGCCTGGGAGACTACAATTCATCTTTGCTGATCTGGGGAACCAGAAATCT GTCAACAAGATATTTGCTGAAAATGCATTTGATGCTGTGATGCACTTTGCAGCTGTTGCTTATGTGGGAGAGAGCACATTGGAACCCCTTAG GTACTATCACAATATTACATCGAACACACTACTGATTTTGGAGGCTATGGCATCTCATGGAGTCCAAACCCTTATTTACTCCAGTACATGTGCTACCTACGGAGAACCAGATAAGATGCCTATTACAGAAGCCACACCTCAG TTCCCTATCAATCCATATGGAAAAGCTAAGAAAATGGCAGAGGATATCATAATAGATTTCTCAAACTCAAAGGGAGCTGACATGGCTGTCATGATTTTAAG ATATTTCAATGTTATTGGATCTGACCCTGAGGGAAGATTAGGTGAGGCTCCTAGGCCAGAACTTCGAGAGCATGGTCGGATATCTGGGGCTTGCTTTGATGCAGCATTAGGAGTCATTCCAGGATTAAAG GTTAAAGGAACAGATTATCCCACAGCTGATGGAACCTGCATAAGAGATTATATTGATGTCACAGATTTAGTTGATGCTCATGTGAAAGCACTCAACAAGGCAGAGCCTAGAAAAGTCGGCATTTACAATGTTGGAACAGGAAGAG GTCGCTCAGTTAATGAGTTTGTTGATGCCTGCAAGAAGGCAACTGGGGTCAACATCAAAATTGAGTACCTCAACAGAAGGCCAGGAGATTATGCAGAAGTATACAGCGACCCAACAAAGATAAACAAGGAGCTCAACTGGACAGCTCATTATACCGATCTCAAAGAGAGCCTATCAGTCGCATGGAGGTGGCAAAAGTCGCATCCGCGTGGCTACGGGCCAAACTAA
- the LOC103644606 gene encoding uncharacterized protein — MATVEDHDDYFKFKFNAAGTPGLSCFQKVTAVFRMITYGVVADATDEYARIGESTVIESLKKFVKAIIKVFGDEYLRAPNEMDTSRLLAIGQERGFPGMLGSIDCMHWRWKNCPSSWHDMYSGHLHEPTIILEAVASQNLWIWHVFFGLPGSHNDINVLHRSPLFSKLAEGQAPQVYYNINGHDYTMGYYLADGIYPSWATFVKTIPEPQGNKRKYFAKAQEAVRKDVERAFGVLQSRFAIVRGPARFWDQETLGDIMKACVIMHNMIIEDEGEVDPDERFQDGGVNVQPSHDQHPDFDEFIETHRKIRDKETHHQLQQDLVEHLWQHHSDQY, encoded by the coding sequence ATGGCTACAGTAGAAGATCATGATGACTACTTCAAGTTCAAGTTCAATGCAGCCGGTACACCTGGATTAAGTTGTTTCCAGAAAGTCACCGCGGTATTTCGTATGATAACATATGGAGTAGTTGCGGATGCTACAGATGAGTATGCTCGTATCGGAGAAAGTACGGTTATAGAGAGTCTGAAAAAGTTCGTGAAGGCAATTATTAAAGTGTTTGGGGATGAATATTTGAGAGCACCTAATGAAATGGATACATCTCGGTTACTTGCAATTGGACAAGAAAGAGGATTTCCAGGAATGCTTGGTTCTATAGATTGTATGCATTGGAGGTGGAAGAATTGTCCTTCATCATGGCACGACATGTATTCAGGCCATTTACATGAGCCTACAATTATATTAGAGGCTGTTGCTTCACAAAATCTATGGATTTGGCATGTATTTTTTGGTTTGCCTGGGTCGCACAATGATATCAATGTTCTTCACCGGTCACCACTATTTTCAAAACTTGCTGAAGGGCAAGCTCCACAAGTTTACTACAACATCAATGGACATGACTATACCATGGGTTACTATTTAGCTGACGGCATATATCCATCGTGGGCAACCTTTGTGAAAACTATACCAGAACCACAAGGGAATAAGCGAAAATATTTTGCTAAAGCCCAAGAAGCTGTAAGGAAGGATGTCGAACGTGCATTTGGAGTTTTACAATCCCGTTTTGCTATTGTTCGTGGACCGGCTCGTTTTTGGGATCAGGAAACATTAGGCGACATAATGAAAGCATGTGTTATTATGCATAACATGATTATTGAAGACGAGGGTGAAGTCGACCCTGATGAACGTTTTCAAGATGGTGGCGTTAATGTGCAGCCTTCCCATGATCAACATCCCGATTTCGACGAATTTATAGAGACACATCGAAAAATCAGGGACAAAGAAACTCATCATCAGCTGCAACAGGACCTTGTCGAGCACCTTTGGCAACATCATTCAGATCAGTATTGA